The region GGTGGCCGCCCTGGCTGGCTACAGTGCCGAGGACGTCGCCGGCCTGCCGGGCGACATCCTCGCCAGCAGCTTCGGCTGCGGCAACCCCCTGGCCTTCAGCGAGGTGGCCCCCGGCGAGACCGTGCTGGACCTGGGCAGCGGCGCCGGGCTCGACCTCATCCTCGCCGCGCGCAAGGTGGGGCCGACGGGCCGCGTGATCGGCGTCGACATGACCGAGGCCATGCTCGAGGCTGCCCGCGCGAACATCGCCGCCGCAGGCCTGACCAATGTCGAGCTGCGCAAGGGGCTGGTCGAAGCGCTCCCCGTGGCTGACGCCTCCGTGGACTGGGTCATCTCCAACTGCGTGATCAACCTGTCGCCCGAGAAGGAGCGCGTCTTCGCGGAGATCGCGCGGGTCTTGCGGCCCGGCGGCCGCCTGCGCGTGAGCGACATCGTCGCCGAGGATCTGCCCGCGGCCCTGCGCGAGAACGCGCAGGTGAGGAGCGCCTGCCTGGGCGGCGCAATCAGCGAGCCCGAGTACTGCGCGGGCCTGCGTGCGGCGGGACTCGTGGACGTGGAGGTGCCCGAGAGGCTCGTCTACGAGGCGAGCCAGCTCGCGGACATGGTCTGCGAGCTGGGCGAGGAAGGCGCGCCGGCGACCGGCTGCGGCTGCGGCTGCGAGGGCGGCGGTGGCCTGGATCGCAAGGCCGCGGGCCGCGTGGCCGAGGCCCTGGCGGGCAAGGTCTGGAGCGCACGCTTCAGCGCGCGGAAACCGGAGTAGCCGTGCGGCGCGAGAACTTCGGCAGCGGCGCGCCCTGGGAGGCGGTCGTCGGTTACTCGCGCGTGGTGCGCGCCGGCCGGCGGCTCTACGTGACGGGCACCGTGGGCGAAGGCGCGGACGCCTACGCCCAGGCGAAGAGCGCGCTCGAGAGAATCGCCGCCGCGCTGGCGCGAGCGGGCGGCAGCCTGGCCGATGTGGTGCGCACGCGCATCTTCGTCACCGACATCGCGCGGGACTGGGAGGCCGTGGGCCGCGCGCACCGCGAGGCGCTCGGCGACGTGATGCCGGCCACGAGCATGGTGCAGGTGGCCGCGCTCATCGAGCCGCGCTATCTGGTGGAGATCGAGGCCGACGCCGAGCTCGGGCTCCTGCCGGCCGCCGCGGCGACGATCGAGCCTGCAGCCTACAACGACGCCGCCGTGGCAGCGCTGCTCACCGCTGCGGGCCTGCCCGTGCCCGGCCCCGAAGACGCCCCCGTGCAGATGCGCGTGCTCCGCGAGGCCGACCGCGTGCTCGCCTGCGCGGGCACCGAGCGCCACGGCGAGGCGGCGCTGCTGCGCTCGGTGGCCGTCGCCGCCGAAGCCCGCGGGCGGGGGCTGGGCCGCGCGCTCGTGGCGGCGGTGCTCGCGGAGCTGGAGGCGCAGGGGGCGCGGGAGGTCTACCTGCTCACGCTCAGCGCCGCAGGCTTCTTCGCGCGGCTGGGCTTTGTGCCGGTCGCGCGGGGTGAGGTGCCGGCGCCCGTGCTCGCCGCGCGGGAGTTCTCCATCCACTGCTGCGACCGCGCCCAGGTGATGCGGCGGCCGCTCTGAAGCCGGCGCGCAACGCCCTGCCCTTGACTTCGTAGGCGTGCTAGACTGCGGTGCCCGCCCTCGGCGGGTCGATCCGCGGCTTCCCCCCGCCCCGATTCCAGG is a window of bacterium DNA encoding:
- the arsM gene encoding arsenite methyltransferase, with the protein product MSTHDSTRERISRDYAAAIKQGGSCCGDKAVAPTVAALAGYSAEDVAGLPGDILASSFGCGNPLAFSEVAPGETVLDLGSGAGLDLILAARKVGPTGRVIGVDMTEAMLEAARANIAAAGLTNVELRKGLVEALPVADASVDWVISNCVINLSPEKERVFAEIARVLRPGGRLRVSDIVAEDLPAALRENAQVRSACLGGAISEPEYCAGLRAAGLVDVEVPERLVYEASQLADMVCELGEEGAPATGCGCGCEGGGGLDRKAAGRVAEALAGKVWSARFSARKPE